From the genome of Alicyclobacillus sp. SO9:
ATACCCCGAACCATATGGCTGAGATGCCTGCTCTAAACCCGGTGTCGATTTCAACAGAAAACATTGAAGCTCCCCACATAGCTGTCATGAGTACAAAAACTTGAAAAGTAGTGAATTGGCGGCCTCCGTCCAGGAATTGTCCTGCATTGTTCGCTTTTTTCTTTGAAGTGTAACTAAGAAGCAGCAAAACACCCGTGTAGGTCAGCAATAGAACCAGAAAAGCTTCCCCCAATATAATCCCACCATTCCTATGTTTTTTATTTATAAAATCATACGTCAGTGCAAATGTAAAGTATTCATATGAATTTAATTAGTTATAGAACAAAATAAAATACTCTGCCTCTGTGGAGGCTAGAGTATTTCATCTGTTAACAATACGGGTTATCTTACAGAGACTTGTGTCACCAAAAAGCTTGTTGCTCTGTGCCAGGAAAGCACAGCCCGCGTTTTGTTGAAATCCGTAACCGCTCTAGTTTTGACCCGTGTTCACCATATCCTCAAGAGAGACGGAGATACCCAAGCCCAGCACCAGTTTATTCAAGGCACTGAACAGCGCCTTGACAGAAGAAGTCATAATGTCACTGTCTACCCCGCACGCCCAATAGGTGTTTCCGTCAGACACAGCGGTAATGCCGATATAAGAAATGGCGTGCGACTTCGACCCTATTTCCAAGGCGTGTTCACTATAGACCAAATCTGAATACTCTATTTCAAGGTTACTTAAAAGTGCGTTGCTGATAGCATCCAATCGACCGTTGCCAATCCCCTCAAGGTCTGTGATTGTATCATTGATGCGAATCGTAACGACCGCTTCAAACTCCCGTTGCTGTGTGAACCGAAAGTTGATGAACTCAATGGGTCGCCCAATATTCGCGTACTGGTTCATAAAAATTTCGTAAATCTCATTGGGCATGAGTTCTTTATGAAGTCTGTCCGATACATCTTTTACGGCATAACCCACAGTCTCTCTCATTTCTCGCGGAAGGTCCAAACCATAGTGCTGTTCGAGGACATACCCGATACCGCCTTTTCCTGATTGACTGTTAATCCGAATGATATCCCCTTCGTACTCTCGGCCGATGTCCTTTGGGTCAATGGGAAGATAGGGCACAGACCAGTGACTCCGCTGTGCCTCTTCGCGCCATTTCATTCCCTTTGCAATCGCATCTTGGTGCGACCCGGAAAAAGCAGTAAACACAAGTTCACCGCCATAGGGGTGTCTCTTGCCGACTTCCATTTTGGTCAATCGCTGATGTTCAGCGAGAATAGAAGGAATATCTTGGAGATTCAATTCAGGATTCACGCCATGGGAGTATAAATTCAGAGCCAGCGTTATCAAATCCACATTTCCTGTTCTCTCCCCGTTGCCAAACAACGTACCTTCGACCCTCTGCGCACCCGCTAACAGACCCAGTTCTGCATCTGCAACCCCTGTGCCCCTGTCATTGTGCGGATGAAGTGAAACAACTACGCTGTCGCGGTACTTTAAGTGATTGCTGA
Proteins encoded in this window:
- a CDS encoding 2-isopropylmalate synthase, which codes for MSSVNKYARQYFMPPEPSLGWTQKEHITKAPTWCSVDLRDGNQALVVPMNLDEKLEYFQLLVGIGFKQIEVGFPAASETEYAFLRKLIDENLIPEDVTIQVLTQAREHIIRKTFAALRGVNNAIVHLYNSTSLAQREQVFRSSRQEIVDIAVTGARLFKECAEETEGHFQFQYSPESFTGTEIEFALEICNRVLDVWRPTQNNPVIINLPATVSLSMPHVYASQIEYVSNHLKYRDSVVVSLHPHNDRGTGVADAELGLLAGAQRVEGTLFGNGERTGNVDLITLALNLYSHGVNPELNLQDIPSILAEHQRLTKMEVGKRHPYGGELVFTAFSGSHQDAIAKGMKWREEAQRSHWSVPYLPIDPKDIGREYEGDIIRINSQSGKGGIGYVLEQHYGLDLPREMRETVGYAVKDVSDRLHKELMPNEIYEIFMNQYANIGRPIEFINFRFTQQREFEAVVTIRINDTITDLEGIGNGRLDAISNALLSNLEIEYSDLVYSEHALEIGSKSHAISYIGITAVSDGNTYWACGVDSDIMTSSVKALFSALNKLVLGLGISVSLEDMVNTGQN